One Salvia splendens isolate huo1 chromosome 12, SspV2, whole genome shotgun sequence genomic window carries:
- the LOC121758816 gene encoding protein DMR6-LIKE OXYGENASE 2-like, whose product MGEVDPDFIQPLEHQPKPGTLEAEGIPFIDLSPLNSKEPDASSALDHLVSEIGDACKTWGFFQVINHGVPSQVRQRIETASKEFFALPKEEKKKTSRDEANIFGYSDLEITKSVRDWKEIFDCTIENPTVIYASDEPDDKELRELTSQWPQSPPDLREICQEYAAEMQKLTHKLLELIALSLGLEKDRFHGFFKEQTSFMRLNYYPSCPAPQLALWLGRHKDASAMTVLAQDDVGGLEVKRKTDGEWIFVKPIPDAYIVNVGDPIQVWSNDKYESVEHRVTVNSEKERFSVPFFLNPSHYVWVEPLHELVDEENPSKYKGYSWGKFYATRKLSNFKKLTSENIFQGLGEAYLNLISLCVFLIEEVVLCVESFRVILHIYACMLSKNLNICCTSSYQKMD is encoded by the exons ATGGGAGAAGTGGATCCTGACTTCATCCAACCCCTCGAACACCAGCCTAAGCCGGGGACTCTTGAAGCCGAAGGCATCCCATTCATCGATCTCTCCCCATTGAACTCCAAAGAACCTGATGCATCATCTGCCCTCGATCATCTAGTGTCTGAGATAGGTGATGCCTGCAAAACATGGGGCTTCTTTCAGGTCATCAACCACGGGGTTCCTTCACAAGTCCGACAAAGAATCGAGACAGCATCAAAAGAGTTCTTTGCTCTCCccaaggaggagaagaagaagaccaGCAGAGATGAGGCCAACATTTTTGGCTATTCAGACTTGGAGATCACCAAGAGCGTCCGCGACTGGAAGGAGATCTTCGACTGCACAATAGAGAATCCTACGGTCATATATGCCTCAGACGAGCCGGATGACAAGGAGCTCAGAGAGCTGACCAGTCAATGGCCTCAGTCTCCTCCAGATTTAAG GGAGATATGCCAAGAGTATGCTGCAGAAATGCAGAAGCTAACTCACAAGCTACTAGAGCTAATAGCACTGAGTCTAGGTTTGGAAAAAGATCGATTCCATGGCTTCTTTAAAGAGCAGACTAGCTTCATGAGGCTGAACTACTACCCCTCCTGCCCTGCTCCTCAACTAGCACTATGGCTCGGGAGGCACAAGGATGCCAGTGCCATGACAGTTCTGGCTCAAGACGACGTTGGAGGGCTTGAGGTGAAGAGGAAGACAGATGGAGAGTGGATCTTCGTCAAACCTATCCCTGATGCTTATATTGTAAACGTGGGAGACCCAATCCAG GTTTGGAGCAATGATAAGTATGAGAGTGTGGAGCATAGAGTGACTGTGAACTCTGAGAAGGAGAGGTTTTCGGTTCCATTCTTCTTGAATCCTTCACATTATGTATGGGTGGAGCCACTGCATGAGTTGGTAGATGAGGAAAATCCTTCCAAGTACAAGGGCTACAGCTGGGGGAAGTTTTACGCGACGCGGAAGCTTAGCAACTTCAAAAAGCTTACCTCAGAGAACATATTTCAAGGTTTAGGAGAGGCGTATCTCAACCTTATCAGTTTGTGTGTTTTTCTCATTGAAGAAGTTGTGCTTTGTGTAGAATCTTTCAGAGTGATTTTGCATATCTATGCATGTATGCTTAGCAAGAATTTGAATATATGTTGCACTTCCTCCTATCAGAAAATGGATTGA